In one Magallana gigas chromosome 7, xbMagGiga1.1, whole genome shotgun sequence genomic region, the following are encoded:
- the LOC109618893 gene encoding uncharacterized protein gives MKNRMEKYKDLDGQKINNNDAIKECRNKFYSKLCELRERARKTGLEKEFVAHVFRRGKFHPQKHISWPKKVPIALTVSFLVMAGVVTFAGVVIKVTGWDEKIYTSFRKSHCLLKNRGFTIEIARPLMNCDCCRNLKEVPMERNISTDYFVRKYAYTAVPVLIKDATQNWTPLMDFSFDFFKNVYTTTKNALTVIEEKCQFFPLNTEFKTLADVFNISAKRANFTPGEKPWYVGWSNCHSKVATVLRQHYNWPYFLPVDSKSSRVDWIFMGGPGPGAFVHLY, from the exons ATGAAAAACAGGATGGAAAAGTACAAAGATCTGGATGGACAGAAAATTAATAACAACGACGCTATCAAAGAATGCCGGAAtaagttttattcaaaattgtgtGAATTACGTGAACGGGCTCGGAAAACGGGCCTCGAAAAAGAATTTGTCGCCCATGTGTTTAGGCGAGGAAAATTTCATCCACAAAAACATATATCATGGCCCAAAAAAGTACCAATTGCCTTGACCGTATCGTTTCTTGTCATGGCAGGGGTCGTAACCTTTGCTGGGGTAGTCATAAAGGTTACCGGGTGGGATGAGAAAATATATACCTCATTTCGCAAGTCTCATTGCCTTCTAAAAAATAGGGGTTTCACGATAGAGATCGCTAGGCCTCTAATGAACTGTGATTGTTGTAGAAATCTCAAAGAGGTCCCCATGGAAAGGAATATCTCCACAGACTATTTTGTGAGGAAATACGCATACACCGCGGTGCCTGTTCTTATTAAAGATGCTACTCAAAACTGGACACCATTGAtggatttcagttttgatttttttaaaaatgtgtacaCAACTACGAAAAATGCTTTGACAGTAATCGAGGAAAAATGTCAGTTTTTTCCTTTGAATACAGAGTTTAAGACTCTGGCTGATGTATTCAACATTTCCGCAAAAAGGGCCAATTTTACCCCAGGGGAAAAACCCTGGTATGTCGGGTG GAGTAACTGCCACTCGAAGGTGGCGACCGTCCTCAGACAGCACTATAACTGGCCTTACTTCCTTCCTGTGGACTCCAAGTCTAGTAGGGTTGACTGGATCTTCATG